The genomic interval TATGCCCATGGTGTGGTCCGACACCTCGGTGCATTCCCGCATCACACTATTAACACGACATAAATACTTGCCAGGGCAATACATGTGCACCAAACCCCACAACATCCGTTCTTTCACAGAACGAACCTTATATCTCCATCAAAATAAATAGTTATGATGAAAATTTTTTTACGGTATCACTCTGGCTGCCAAAACGCGGTAATATGAGAGCCCCTTACATAGCGAGTCTGAAACGGGATATATTTATTATTTTTCCCAGAAAGCATGTAAACGGTCACCATCTATACCCTCAAACCCGTGCGAACTTCCATCAGGCACCCCCATTGTCCTTATATGGAAATTATCTGTCATGAAAACGTTCTTAATTTGTCATATTTTCGTTTTATTGTAAGTACGACCTTTATCCATTGTCTCAGATACGCTTAACACAGCAATCAATCCATGAGTCACGCGTAGTGGATATAAATGTCCGTAAACACATATAAAGACAGGCTGTATAATCATGACGAATCGAATAGTTGTAGTCCCACTGTTGCTGGCAATCACAGCACTGAACAGTTGTGGAACTGAAGATAATCACCACTCAACATCAGACAATAGCAGTGATAACGGATCCGCCCGTCAAGGTCACTGGGTCACCGGTGATTTGCATGTGCACACCGCGCTCTCGCAGGATGCCCGCTCTCCCCTCGCTGATGTTTTAAGCCATGGTTTTGATGATTTCGGGTTGGACTACATCAGTATTTCCAACCACATGAGGAATAACAGTCAGGACAACGACGACAATGATCTTGGTGGATTATTATATTACGATGCATTGACCACATATGAACTGCCCGGAGTGGCCTCGTTGCAGGCGGAGAAATACCAGGACAAGTTAATATACTCAACATTTGAGTGGGATATGCCAACTCACGAACACTACAATGTAGGAATCCTCTGGGACGACGCCAACAAGGCAGAGCGTCTGGCAGCCATTAAAGAATTTGAATACCGTTTCAGCTATAAAAACAACGACAGCGATTTTTCAGAAGCAGATCTTCAGGCCTGGAAAGACAAAGGGATCGTCCGTCAGAACGCCACCCATGAAGATGCATTGGCAGCACTGACCTGGTTGGAAGAAAACTTTGCTGACAGCAGCTATGGTATGTTGAATCATCCCCGTCGCTATGCCAACAGTTACACAATCGCCGAAATTCGCGAGTTGAATGATGCCGCTCCCGACGTCTTTTTCCTTGCGGAAGGCATGGTGGGAAATCAGTTTAACGGTGAACGTGGTGACTACGGCTCATCCAGTGCAGATGGCGTTCATGGTGGTGTTGATCCGGTGGTATCGGAACTCGGCGGCTGGTGGGATGCACTGCTGGGTGAAGGACGGAAAATATGGAATACCGCCAACTCGGACCATCACTTTAAGACCCGCATTCCTTATGCCAGCGGTTATTATCCTGGCGAATACGCTAAGAATTACACCTGGGTAGAAGGGCAAAAGGGAGACCACCTCGACAGTCAAACCTTATTATCTGCACTGCGCAGCGGCAACACTTTCTCTGTCTTTGGCGATCTGATTAACGCTCTGGACTTTAGCCTTCAGGATCACAACGGTACATCCAAAACTATGGGCGGTAACCTTTCCGTGGCTAAGGGGGAAGTCGTTACAGTCACTATCCGCTTTAAAGTGCCGGAAACCAATAACCGGGAACAAGTGGTAAATGATGAAAACTACAATAGTGCCAATCCAGGTGTGCATCACGTCGATCTGATAGTAGGAGATGTTGGCGAAAAAGCGGCACATGGTAGCGCAGCCTACGACAACGGTCATAATGACAGTACTAAAGTTGCAAAGTCATTCACCGCCTCTGACTGGTACCAGGACAATGAAGGTTACTATGTGATGACTTATACCTTCACCGCAGAAAAAGACCAATATCTGCGCCTTCGTGGTTCCAATCTGGATTACAACGTCGAAGGACTGACCGTAAATGGCGAACCACAGCGATCTGAAAAAGTAGTTATGACTATGGACGACTATCTGAAATATTACGAAGATGTTAACAATCGTAATTACGCAGATCTGTGGTTCTATTCCAATCCAATTTTTGTGTCGGTTCACAACTGATCAATACCACTGGCAGTTCGTTACCAATCGTAAATCGTTTGGTAACGAACCTCCCTTATTAACCAAAAACAGATCAGTTTTTAGTCACCCGATTATGACAGCACAATTGCTCAACTAACTTTGAAATTTCAATGTCTGAAACACACATTTTCAGTTTTTTCAGGTTTTAAGGAAAAACATTCTGATTTCGAACCACAGTCAAAATCCTTTAGCGCAGTTTTTATTCAGTATCGGCTCACTCAAGATACGACATGCAATCCGCTGAATCAGTAAATTATCAAATTATCATGTAAACCAAGCCATTCACCCCTGAAAAACCTGAAACAAAATATACCTTCATTGTTACGTTCCAAAACCTGGCATACCACCCCACCCCTTAATATCGGTTCAAACCCGCATCCTTCCGAAGGGTTCTATATCTCACAACGACACAGAGATGCTTTCAGAACATACGAAGTTAAATTTGACAAGTCCTCTATTGAAATTCGAAAGGGTTGAAGTGCAATCGACAGTGGTTCGGGCCTAGCCATAACAATCAGCTCAGATAACTGTACGGCCGTTCACACTTTTATAGAAAAAAAACCGCGCCAAACCTGAAAAAACACATGAAAAAATTTTAATTTTTATTCTATAAATTGCACTCAAAAAAATAATATGCTAGCTAAAAAAAACCATCTACCGATGTCTATTTGACTGCAAAAAAACACCGTTTTTATTAAATTTTCAAAGCCCCTTTATCTCCAAAAACACGGCTACAAAGTGTGATTTACATTTAATTTAAATTATGTTTTTTAATAAAGTCGTAGCTTAAGAGAAATGTATTGAGCGGTTACAGGATCGGTTCTTTGATCATCCTGTTATCAATCCTGCTGTTATTTTCTGGCTGCCCCGACCAGTTTTCTTATAAAACAAGATCAGGAAATCAATATGTACTGGATCCGATATATTAGCAACCTAACCATTATGGCTGCGTCTCTGACTCTGCTACAAGCATGCGGGAGCGACGAATCTGATCAAGCCAGATCGTCAACTGCCAAATCCTCGTCTGACAGCGAAGTGGCAAACCTGCAGTATGCGAGTCTTGACCCCAAATTACTAAGCATCAGTTCCGCAACAATGACAGATGCTACTCCATCGGCCGCGTCGGTTACCCGCACCAGTTCGATCATTTACAGTGAAGACTTCGAGCAAACCAGTGTTAACGCTCAACCTGAAGGTTGGGATAATTTTCTTGGGTACATCTACAACGCCAACAACACCCCTGGTGCCACTAACTATGCGCTGGTAGAAGCTGGTGATGCTCATACGGGCGACCATGCCATTCATTTCAAAGGCAGCGAAACACAAATTATTCGTGCCCTCCCTGCTGGAACTGATCGTCTGCACATGCGTGCATTCGTCAAGCTCAGTGATCAGATGGGCGGCACCCGAAACTACAGCCAGGAACACATCATGGGTATCAAAAAGACCCAGGATGGTTACGATGAAATCCGCATTGGCCAGGTGCAGGGTACACTTGGAACCAACGTGGTACCTTCCAGCAATCTGTCTCCAACTTATGACCATTGGGGCTCAAGCTCCCCTCTGGTACCGGGGAAATGGTATTGCATCGAAAGCGCCATTTATGCAGACACAGCCTATGATGAATTGTACATGTGGGTAGATGGCAATCTGGTTCACTCCATTACATCCGGAGCTGACTGGAACAATGGTCCGTTACCCAGTGACTGGGCAAGTGATAAATTTAATTACGTGATGTTCGGGTTTCACAACCTTAGCAGCATCTCCACAGATGTCTGGATGGATAACATTGTTGTCTCCACCCAACCGATTGGCTGCGATGTAAACAATAATGGCGGTGACAACGGCGGAGACAATGGCTCTTCTGGCGGTGACGCCACTAATGGTCAAACTCTGTATGAGTCCACCTGTCAGGGCTGTCACGGTACCGAAGGCCAGGGCAACATCAAAATTGACCCAACCAAATCCGCTTATGGTAGCAACAATCAGCCTCTGGAAGACTTCATCAATGATGTCATGCCCATAGGCAACGCCAGTGCCTGCGTCGGCGACTGTGCAACCGATATCGCTGCATACATTCGTACCTGGACCGGTAATTCAGGAGGCGATAATGGTGGTGATAACGGCGGCGACAACGGCGGTGATAACGGCGGCGACAACGGCGGTGATAACGGCGGTGATAACGGCGGCGACAACGGCGGTGATAACGGTGGCGATAACGGCGGAGACAATGGCTCTTCTGGCGGTGACGCCACTAATGGTCAAACTCTGTATGAGTCCACCTGCCAGAGCTGTCACGGTACCGAAGGCCAGGGCAACATCAAAATTGACCCAACCAAATCCGCTTATGGTAGCAACAATCAGCCTCTGGCAGATTTCATCAATGATGTCATGCCCATAGGCAACGCCAGTGCCTGCGTCGGCGACTGTGCAACCGATATCGCTGCATATATTCGTACCTGGACCGATAATTCAGGAGGCGATAACGGCGGTGACAACGGTGGAAATAATGGTGGTGACAGCGGCGGCGACAATGGCGGTGATAACGGCGGTTCAACATCGGGAATATTGTTCAGCGAAACCTTTGAAAACACTGACGTTAACGCACAGCCAGCAAACTGGGATAATTTCCTGAGTTACAACTACAACACGACCAATACCAAAGACTACGGCACCTATGCCCTGGTTGATGATTCAGTAGCCTACAGTGGTACGCACTCCATTCACTTTAAAGGCAGCATGACTCAACTGGTACGTGAATTACCGGCTGGAACCGATCATCTGCACATGCGCGCCTTTGTCCGCATGAACAAGCAAATGGGCAATGTTCCAGGTGACAACCATGAACACATCATGGGCATCAAGAAAACCCAGGATGCCAATAACGAAGTCCGGATCGGTCAGATCAAAGGGGTTCTCGGTACCAACGATGTTCCAACCGACAATATTGCTCCTAAAGCCAGTCAGTGGGAGTCCGGCAAGGCACTGATGCCGAATACCTGGTATTGCGTCGAGGCCGCATTGTATGCCGATACGAGCTATGACGAAGTACGCATGTGGGTCGATGGCGAACTGGTTCATTCCATTACTTCCGGAGCAGACTGGAACAATGGTGCTCTTGGTAAAGACTGGATGAGCGACAAGTTCAACTATGTCATGTTCGGTTTCCACAGTTTCAGTGGCAACAGCGCAGATGTCTGGATGGATGACCTCGTCGTGTCAACAGAAGCCATTGGCTGTGACCCAATCAGTACCGACAACGGCTCTGGTGGTGATGGTGGTAACGGCGGTGATAGTGGTGATGGTGGTGATGGTGGTGATGGCTCTACCGGGGATATCTCGACAGGAAAATCATTGTACGAGACCCAGTGTATCGGCTGTCACGGCGTGGAAGGACAAGGCAGTATCAAAATTGATCCTTCCAAATCGGCTTATGGCAGCAACAGTCAGTCTTTGACAGACTTTATCAATGATGTGATGCCAAGAGGTAATGCCACTAACTGCACAGGAACCTGTGCGGTCAACATAAGCGCCTATATTCGCAGCTGGGCGGACAACGGATCGGGAGACGGTGGTTCCGGAGACGGCGGTTCTGGCGATGGTGGTTCTGGTGATGGTGGTTCTGGTGATGGCGGCGGATCGTCAGGTGGCGATGCTGCATCCGGGAAGTCACTGTACGACACACAATGTGCTGGATGCCATGGCGCTACTGGACAAGGTAATATCAAAATCGATCCATCCAAAACCAGCTATGGCAGCGACAATCAGGCGTTGGCAAACTTTATCAACGATGCCATGCCGAAAGGTAATGCCACTAACTGTACTGGTACCTGTGCTAATGATATCGCGGCCTATATCCGCACGTGGGATGACGATAATACCGGTGGTCCTGGCGGCGAACTGTCCTGCGATGTCAACTACGGTCCCCGCATGCTAAGGGTGCTAACTCGAAACGAGTTTTCAAACTCTATTGAAGATCTCACCGGCGTCAACCTGCTGGCCGATCTGGGACAAAGCACCTATGACGCAATTCCAGCCGATAACATCATTGATGGTTTCTCCAATAACCTTATGGCGAGTATCGATAACGGCGCGTTACATTCTTATGATCTGATTATTACCAAAGTCGTCAACAAGCTGGCAGAACAAAACTTTGAAAGCATTATCAACTGCTCTGCTTTCGATGACGACAGCGCCTGTGCTGCCAGTTTTGTGGAAAATTACCTGACCAAGGTATTCCGTCGAGCACTCACAGAAGATGAGACTATTGCCTATCAGGAGTTGTTCACTGCAGATTACACCGGCGGCAACGTCCATGATGGAATCGGTCTTGCCCTTAAAACCGCATTAACGTCACCGCAGTTCCTCTATCGCGATGAAACCGGTATATCCGTCAGCGATGTCCAAAACGGTGGTGGTAGTGACGACGATGCCGTATATGACCAGGCAGGTACCATTCAAACAATTATCAGTAGCAGCGATGCAAAAACTCTGGCGATTTACAATCAACAGGGCAGCAATGCAATGTTCACTGGAGATGACCTGATACTGATAACTGTCAAAGGCGTGAAGAGTAGCGAAAATGGCCTCTGGCCAACCATGTCCATAGAGTCTAACGGTACGACTATCGCAACCGTTGAAGTAAATCACTCTTATAACAAAACCTATAAGTTCCATACTGAAGACCTGACCGGTAACCGTTACATTGCCGTCATCAACAAACAAATCGGCGCTGAAGGTGAGTACAAAGGCGGACAGGACCTGATTATCAGTCAATGGGAAATTTCGGCCGCCGAAGTCAGCGTGCCATCACTGCCGGATGTTGAACTGGACAATAACGCTTATGTCCTGACGCCTTATCAGTTGGCATCCTATCTGAGTTATACCTTCACTGGTTCCACTCCTGATGACATTCTGCTGAAGGCCGCAGGTGAAGGCGGACTGGAAACTGATGAACAGATATCCGCTCAGGTGGAACGCCTATTGTCCACTGATCGCGCTCGTAAACATTTTGGCGACTTTGCGGCGCAGTGGCTGCGTACGGACCGGGTATTGGATATGGTCAAAGATCCAGACCTGTACCCAACCTTCACTCCCGCAGTGCGTGAAGCCATGGCCCAGGAAATACGTGATGTCTTCAACCATGTGGTACTGGATCAGGGTGAGCCATTCTCAGCACTCTATGATGGCAGTTTCACCTTTGCCAACAAGGCTCTGGCCGATTTCTACGGGTTTGGTGGTGTGACCGGCAGCAGTATGCAGAAAGTCACCGGCATCAACAGCCGTGCCGGCTTGGTTACCTCTGGCGCATTCTTGACCGTTCATGCTCACGAGCAGGAAACCGGCCCAATTCTGAGAGCGGTTTATCTGCGTAAACGCTTTATGTGTCATGACGTACCTCCACCACCAACCGGTGTATCGCTCAATGGTGATGACTTCGATGA from Gynuella sunshinyii YC6258 carries:
- a CDS encoding DUF1592 domain-containing protein; its protein translation is MYWIRYISNLTIMAASLTLLQACGSDESDQARSSTAKSSSDSEVANLQYASLDPKLLSISSATMTDATPSAASVTRTSSIIYSEDFEQTSVNAQPEGWDNFLGYIYNANNTPGATNYALVEAGDAHTGDHAIHFKGSETQIIRALPAGTDRLHMRAFVKLSDQMGGTRNYSQEHIMGIKKTQDGYDEIRIGQVQGTLGTNVVPSSNLSPTYDHWGSSSPLVPGKWYCIESAIYADTAYDELYMWVDGNLVHSITSGADWNNGPLPSDWASDKFNYVMFGFHNLSSISTDVWMDNIVVSTQPIGCDVNNNGGDNGGDNGSSGGDATNGQTLYESTCQGCHGTEGQGNIKIDPTKSAYGSNNQPLEDFINDVMPIGNASACVGDCATDIAAYIRTWTGNSGGDNGGDNGGDNGGDNGGDNGGDNGGDNGGDNGGDNGGDNGGDNGSSGGDATNGQTLYESTCQSCHGTEGQGNIKIDPTKSAYGSNNQPLADFINDVMPIGNASACVGDCATDIAAYIRTWTDNSGGDNGGDNGGNNGGDSGGDNGGDNGGSTSGILFSETFENTDVNAQPANWDNFLSYNYNTTNTKDYGTYALVDDSVAYSGTHSIHFKGSMTQLVRELPAGTDHLHMRAFVRMNKQMGNVPGDNHEHIMGIKKTQDANNEVRIGQIKGVLGTNDVPTDNIAPKASQWESGKALMPNTWYCVEAALYADTSYDEVRMWVDGELVHSITSGADWNNGALGKDWMSDKFNYVMFGFHSFSGNSADVWMDDLVVSTEAIGCDPISTDNGSGGDGGNGGDSGDGGDGGDGSTGDISTGKSLYETQCIGCHGVEGQGSIKIDPSKSAYGSNSQSLTDFINDVMPRGNATNCTGTCAVNISAYIRSWADNGSGDGGSGDGGSGDGGSGDGGSGDGGGSSGGDAASGKSLYDTQCAGCHGATGQGNIKIDPSKTSYGSDNQALANFINDAMPKGNATNCTGTCANDIAAYIRTWDDDNTGGPGGELSCDVNYGPRMLRVLTRNEFSNSIEDLTGVNLLADLGQSTYDAIPADNIIDGFSNNLMASIDNGALHSYDLIITKVVNKLAEQNFESIINCSAFDDDSACAASFVENYLTKVFRRALTEDETIAYQELFTADYTGGNVHDGIGLALKTALTSPQFLYRDETGISVSDVQNGGGSDDDAVYDQAGTIQTIISSSDAKTLAIYNQQGSNAMFTGDDLILITVKGVKSSENGLWPTMSIESNGTTIATVEVNHSYNKTYKFHTEDLTGNRYIAVINKQIGAEGEYKGGQDLIISQWEISAAEVSVPSLPDVELDNNAYVLTPYQLASYLSYTFTGSTPDDILLKAAGEGGLETDEQISAQVERLLSTDRARKHFGDFAAQWLRTDRVLDMVKDPDLYPTFTPAVREAMAQEIRDVFNHVVLDQGEPFSALYDGSFTFANKALADFYGFGGVTGSSMQKVTGINSRAGLVTSGAFLTVHAHEQETGPILRAVYLRKRFMCHDVPPPPTGVSLNGDDFDEAREQARIEWEKYLEEHNGLATARKKYEFQTSGSLCQTCHAQMINPLGGGFEDYDAVGLPQTQDYNGLTIDSSGTMYGITSPSDTDSINFNGAKELAHAIADLDVTRQCFIDNTFRMAMGTGSTYLDRAMDIDLSADEVNNYTCEVQKLDNVMKSSDYSTVELLKALGTMDSVRYRKNVVR